The Armatimonadota bacterium nucleotide sequence CGCGCCCGCCGCAGGCCCACATGGCCACACAGTTCGTGGGCAGAGGATCGCGGTACCAGTGCAGCAGGCCGCGCGCAGGGACTCCGGCCAGGTGCACCAGCCGCCCCCGGCGCACCGTGCGCAGCCCGCAGTAGCCGGTCTCCCCCTCCCCGATGACGCAACCATGCAGGCACAGCCCGCAGCGCACCCCGCCCGCCGTCCGCGGCGGAGCCGGCGGCATACGGAAGGCGCGGCGCACCGCGGCGTGAGCAGCGGCGGCCACCTGCCGTGCTTGGTCAGGCCTTTGGCGGATGCAGGGGCCGCAGACGCCCAGGTGAGCGGCGATGAGAAGGGAGGAACGGCCGCACAATCTGCAGCGCTGCGGAAGCGGTGCGCGGATAGTGGCGACCATCCACCATCACGCTACTGTCTACGCGGCTGGCGGCTCGGAGCGACCGTCCAGAACATTCCAGACTCCTGCGGCTTCCTCCTGGGTCTCGCGGTCGTCCAGCACCCGCGCTCCTGCGACCGCGGGGATGAAACGCTGCCCCGTAGCCTTCTCCAGTATGGCCGCCGGGCGCGATGGACATCGTGGGCCATGACAACCCCGGAGACCTCGCTGGGACGCTGCTCGCTCCCGGTAGCGGCGTTCCAGACTCTCCCCCTTGAGGCCGGCGGCGTCGCGGACCAGGATCCGCACGGTCTGCTCTGTGTCCCGCTGGGCGGCAGCCAGCTCCTCTACCCGCTGCTCAGTCCGCCGCTAGACCTCCGCCAAGAGCTTGACTTCCTGAGCCAGCTCGCGAACCACCGATTCTAGCATGCACCGCGGCTGCGGCAGTCAGCCCCTGCCTGATGCAGTCGGGCAGGCCGATCCCCCGGTAGCCGGCGCCGGCCAGGAAGAGTCCGGGGAGCCCGGCCAGCGCTGCCTCCGCCGCCGCCAGGCGCTCCAGGTGGCCCACGGTGTACTGGGGCATCGAGGCCGGCCAGCGGACGATGCGCCAGAGGACGGGCCAGGCCGTAATCCCCATGGCCGAGTGCAGCTCCTCGCTCACCACCCGGAGGATCTCCTCGTCGCTCCGCTCCAGTACCGCAGCGTCGCTGGCGCTGCCCACATAGGCCCGCAGCAGGGCGAAGCCCGGCGGCGCCCGGTCTGGCCACTTGGCCGAGGCCCAGGTGCAGGCCGTGATCCGCCAGCCCTCGCCGCGCGCCACCACGAACCCATGCCCCCGCAGCGGAGGGAGGTCACCCTCTCGGAACGCCAGCGAGACGGTGGCCGTGGAGGCGTACGGGATCTGCCGCAGCATAGAGGCGGCCTCCGGCGACAGGGGCTCCAGCAGAGAGGCGGCAACGAACGCCGGAGTGGTCAGGATAACCAGATCGGCTCGTGCCCGCCCCCCGACGCTCAGCTCGAGGAGGTATCCCGCCCCTTCTCGGGCGATCGCCTCCACTCCGACTCCGGTGCGCACTTCCACCCCCTCCAGGGCGGCGCCCAGCCGTTCCACCAGCCGGCCCAGTCCTCCCCTCAGCGTGACGAACAGGGGGAGGTGGCCGTCGGCATCCGCCGCCGTGCGGCGCCGGGCCAGCATACCGGCGATCACCGAGCCGTGCCGCCGCTCCAGCTCCCGCAACAGGGGGAATGTCGCCTCCAGGCTGAGCTGCTCGGCGTCCCCGGCGTAGATGCCGGCCAGCAGCGGCGCGGCGATGCGGTCCAGGGCGGCCTGTCCCAGACGGCGGCGGACGAAGGCACCCAGGCTCTCGTCGCTGTCCACCCTCCGGGGCGGAAGGAGGAGCTCTGCGCCGATCCGCGCCTTCTCCGGCAACGTGAAAAGCCCGCTGCGCATGAAGGGGAGGACCCTGGTAGGGGCCACGAGCGCCAGCCCCTCGGGCAGCGGGTGGAGGCGTCCGCGGGACAGCACGTAGACGGTGCGGTCAGGCCCGGTGCCCACCAATTCCTCCCCCAGCCCCAGGGCCCGCGACAGAGCCACCGCCTCCGGCTTGCTGGTGAGGAAGGAATCCGGTCCCGCCTCCAGGAGGAAACCGTCCAGGCGTTCGGTGAGGATCTTACCGCCCAGCCGCGGAGCCTGTTCGTAGAGGGTCACCTCCGCGCCGCGCAGCTCCTTGGCCTGCACAAGCCCGTAGGCCGCCGCCAGCCCGGTGATGCCCCCGCCGACGACGGCGATCCTCACGGCACGCGCGCCCCCAGGTGGGGTGCGACCAGGTCGGCCAGCGCGGTGATGAAGTCCGGGGCGTCGTTGGGCATAGCGGTGCGCTCCAGCCGCAGCCCCAGCCGGGCCGCCAGGCCCTGCGCCTCCACGTCGATGTCGTAGAGCACCTCCAGGTGGTCGGCGACGAACCCGATGGGGCAGACCAGGACCTCCCGCTCCCCCTCCCTGCGCAGCCGCTCCAGCGTCGAGAGCAAGTCGGGGCCGAGCCAGGGCTCCGGCGTCCGGCCCGCACTCTGGTAGGCAACCGTCCACCGGGGCAGGGCAGCGAGGCGGGCCGCGCCCGCAGCGCTGCGGTTGACCTCCTCCGGATAGGGATCATCCCAGGTGCGGATGCGCTGGGGCAGGGAGTGCGCCGTGAACACCACATAGGGGGCTGCGGGGAAGCGCTGCGCCGCCGCGCGCAGGCGGGCGGCGACGGCGGCCAGGAAGCCTGGATGATCGCCCCAGCTCGTGATGTAGGTGAGGGTCAGCCCCGGGGGCCGCGCCTGCTCGGCCGCCTCCACGTACACCCCCACGCTCAGCCGGGAGTAGTGGGGGGCCAGGGCCATCCCCACCGCATGCCGGATCCTGGCGGCGGCCATCTCCCGGATCACGTCGCCGATGAAGGGGGGCGCGTGCCGCATCCCCGCACGCACGGAGACGGCGTACCCCCGCGCAGCCAGCGTCGCCTCCAGCGCCGCAGCCTGACGATGGGTTATTTCCACAAGCGGCGACCTTCCGCCGATGGCGCGGTAGCGCTCCACCAGCTCGGCCAGCAGTTCCGCGGAGGGCGGACGACCTCCCCGGATGTGAGTGTAGTAGGCCCCGACCTCGGCCAGGGTGGCCGGGGAGCCGTAGGCCATGAGCAGGACCGCCTCCCGGGCGGGCGTCGCTCTCCACCCGGTCTCGCCTCCCTCGGCCAGCCGACCTCCGTGCGCCACCTCCGCGCTCACCTGGCCACCTCCGCACCCGCGTGCACCAGGTCCACCAGGCGGCGCAGGTTGTCCACCGGCGTGTGCGGCAGCACCCCGTGCCCCAGGTTGAAGATGTGCCCGGGGCGGCCGGCGGCAGCGCGGAGAATGGCCGCAGCCTGCTCCCGGACCACCTCGAACGGGCCGGCGGCCACCGCGGGGTCGAGGTTGCCCTGGATCCCCCTGGGGCCTATGCGCGCCCAGGCCGCGTCCAGCGCCACGCGCCAGTCCACACCAATCACGTCTCCACCCGCCTCCGCCATCAGCTCCAGCAGGCCCGCCGTCCCCGTGCCGAAGTGGATGGCGGGGACCTGGGGCAGGGAGGCGAAGAGACGGCGCATGTGCGGCAGCACCGCGCCCCGGTAGTCGTGGGGGCTCAGGCAGCCCACCCATGAGTCGAAGACCTGCAGCGCCTGCGCCCCGGAGGCCACCTGCGCCCGGAGGAAGGCCACTGCGGCATCTGTGAGCCGTTCCATCAGCCGGTGCCAGACGTCGGGCGCGCTGTGGATCATCGCCTTGACCTTGAGGAACTGCCGCGAGGAGCCGCCTTCGATGAGGTAGGAGGCCAGCGTGAAGGGCGCGCCGGCAAAGCCGATCAGGGGGACGGGCGAGGCCCTGCGCACCAGGGCCACAGCCTCCAGCAGGGCCGGGGTGTGTTCATAGGGGTCGAAGGGCCGCAGCCGCTCCACGTCGGCGGCGCTTTTCAGCGGCTCGGCCACCACCGGTCCCACCCCTTCGCACAGCTCCAACGCCACCCCCATCCCGGCCAGGGGCAGGGTGATGTCGGCGAAGAGAATGGCCGCGTCCACACCCAGGCGGTGCACAGGCTGCAGTGTGACCTCGGCGCAAAGGTCGGGGTGCCAGATGATCTCCAGGATGCTGTAGCGCTCGCGGACCGCCCGGTACTCGGGGAGCGCCCGCCCGGCCTGGCGCATGAACCACACCGGAGTCCTGCTGGCGGGCTGGCAACGGCAGGCGCGCAGGAACGCGTCGTTCACGCCACCGCCTCCCGCGCTGCGGCCACCGCGGCGTCCACCTCCTCCTCACCGTGGGCCAGCGTGAGGAACCACGCCTCGAACTGGGAGGGCGGCAGGAGGATCCCCCGGGCCAGCATGGCGTGGAAGAAACGGGCGAAGCCCGAAGTGTCGCATTCCACGGCCTGCGCGTGGTCGGCCGGAGGGGTCTCCCGGAAGAAGACGGTGAGCATGGCGCCGACCTGGGCCACCGCGGCCCGCCCGGCCAGGGCCGTGCGCAGCCGGTCGGCCAGCGAGGCGGCGCGCTCCTCCAGCGTGCGATAGACGGCGGGGTCGGCCAGGCGGCGCAGCACCACCGCGCCCGCCGCCATGGCCACAGGGTTCCCCGACAGGGTGCCCGCCTGGTAGACGGGACCCAGCGGGGCCACGCGTTCCATGATCTCCCGCCGGCCCCCGTAGGCTCCCACGGGCAGCCCCCCGCCGATGATCTTGCCCAGGCAGGTCAGGTCGGGAGTGACGTCGTAGCGGGCCTGCGCTCCACCGAAGGCGACGCGGAAGCCGGTGATCACCTCGTCAAAGATCAGGAGGGCGCCGTGGGCGGTGGTGAGGTGGCGCAGCGCCGGCAGGAACTCCGGATGCGGAGGGATCACACCCATGTTGGCGGCCACCGGCTCGACGATCACCGCGGCAATCTCCTCTCCGAACTGACGGAAGAGCTCAGCGACAGCATCCACATGGTTATAGGGCGCCACCAGCGTGTCCCTTACCGCGGCGGCGGGCACGCCGGCGGAACCCGGCAGTCCCAGAGTGGTCACGCCCGAGCCGGCCTGCACCAGCAGCACGTCCGCGTGCCCGTGGTAGCACCCGGCGAACTTGACGATCTTCTCCCGTCCGGTGAAGGCCCGGGCCAGGCGCAGGGCGCTCATTGCGGCCTCGGTGCCGGAGCTGACGAAGCGCATCCGCTCCATGGCGGGGAAGGCCGACTGGATCAGGCCGCCCAGCTCGACCTCTTCCGGGGTGGGCGCCCCGAAGCTGGTCCCCCGGGTGGCAGCAGCCTGGACCGCTTCCACCACCTGGGGGGCGGCGTGGCCCAGGATGACCGCTCCCCAGGAGGCGATGAAGTCCAGGAGGCGCTGTCCCTCCGCGTCCCACACGTAGGCGCCGGAGCCGCGGGTGATGAAGCGGGGCGTCCCGCCCACCGCGCCGAAGGCCCGCACCGGACTGTTCACCCCGCCGGGGAAGAGGTGCTGGGCCCGGGCGAAGAGGTCCGCGTTGGTCGTCCCCGTCACGGCTGGTAGGGACAGAGGGGGTCGCTAGCCATCTCGTCGCCGGTCCAGGCGTAGGCCCGGGCGCGGGAGCCGCCGCAGATGGCCTTGAAGGAGCAGGCGCCGCACTTGCCTGTGAGGCGATCCACGTCGCGCAGGCGGACGAACAGGGGCGAGGCCCGGTAGAGGTCGACGATGCTGCCCTCACGCACATTCCCGGCGGCCAGCGGCAGGAACCCTGAGGGATAGACCTCCCCGGTATGCGAGACGAACATGATCCCGTTGCCATCACGTACCCCGAACCCCCGCCCCACGGGGGTGCGGGCGATGGCCGCATCGTCCATTCCCGCCGCCCGCATGCGCACCACCGCCACCCGCCGGTAGTGGGTGGCCTCGGTGGTCTTGATGGCAAAGGGGGCGTCCCGGGAGAGATCCAGCAGCCAGTGGAAGAGCCGCTCCGACTGGCCGGGCGTGATCTCGCGCAGCAGGCGGCCCCGACCCACGGAGATGAGGAAGAAGAGGCTCCAGCGCATGATGTCCAGGCCGCTAAGCAGGGCGTAGAGGTCCGGCAGGTCCTCCAGTGTCTCCGCCGTGACCAGCGTGTTGACCTGCAGGGGGATGCGGGCCTGGCGCACCCATCGGGCCGCCTGCAGCGTCACCGCGAAGCACCCCGGGACTCCGCGGAAGGCGTCGTGCCTCTCCGCCGTGGACCCGTCCAGAGAGAGCGACATGCTCTGGATTCCGGAAGCGGCCAGACGGCGAACTACCTCCCGCGTGAGCAGGACCGTCCCGCTGGGAGCCAGGGAGACACCGAAGCCCTGCTCCACCGCCGCGGCGATGAGGTCCCACAGGTCGGGACGCTTCAGGGGATCGCCCCCGGTGATCACCAGGTGGGGCGGTGGCTCGCCAAAACGCCGCGCCTCCCGCAGCATCGCCCGCCCCTCCTCCGTGGAGAGCTCCCCGGGGTGACGCGTTGCCACCGCCTCGGCGCGGCAGTGGCTGCAGGCCAGGTCGCAGGCACGGGTCACCTCCCAGTAGATCAGCAGCGGCGCCCGGGCGAAGACGTAGGGGACGGTACCAGTGGAGGGTCGAAGGTGCGCCTCCCGCTCCCCCTGCCGGGGCTCCGGGTGCCAGGACTCCAGATCTTGTGCCTCCACCCGCTGCGTTTCCAGTGGATTCATGGCCCCTCCTATCCCAGCAGGCGCAGCGCCTCCTCCAGCGGCCGGTGGATTCCGGTGAGGATGGGCACGTCGCGCACGGTGGCCCGCCGCGCCTCCGTCTCCCGCAGGGCCATGACCAGGTCCTGAAAGGCGGGCAGGTCGTCTGTCTCGTAGGTGACGATGAACTCCTGGTCGTCCAATCCGAAGGAGTAGGCCAGGCACTGCCGCACCTGCGGGTAGGTACGTCCCACCCGGATGTGCTCGGCCATGATCTTCTGCCTCTCGGCCCGCGGGGTGAGGTACCAGTCGGCCGACTTGACGAAGGGGTAGACGATCAGGTAGCGGGAGCGCTCCCCCGCCAGCATGGCCTGCTCCTGTTCGCTAACCCGCTGCACGTAGACCGACGGCCGCAGTAGCCCCAGCAGAGAGTGGGCCGGGGTACACCAGCGGCCCACTCCGGAACGCAGCAGCAGGCTGGCCGTCTCCTCCAGGTCCTCCGGGGTGGCCCCCAGGCGCCAGAGGAGGAACTGGGCGTCGGCGCGCAGTCCCACCATGGAGTAGGTGTGTGTGGTCACTCGCCTCGCCGCCTCATCTGCCGCCCGGACGAAGGCGGTTAGATCCGCTTCCCGCTCGGCCGCGGTCGTCCGCCGCCAGGCCGGGTCCAGGCGCAGGGTAAGGACGTGCACGAAGGATCCCTCTCTCATGCGATGAGCCGTGCCGCTTCCTTGGCAAAGTAGGTGATGATCACATCAGCGCCGGCGCGGGCGATGGCGGTGAGGATCTCCAGCGCTGCGGCCGGCCCGTCCAGCCAGCCCCGCTCGGCGGCAGCCTTAACCATGGCATACTCCCCGCTGACGTTGTAGGCGGCCAGCGGCACCGGGACTATTTCGCGGGCGGCGCGGATGACGTCCAGGTAGGCCAGGGCCGGCTTTACCATGACCAGGTCGGCACCCTCCTCTACATCCAGGGTGATCTCCCGCAGCGCCTCGCGGACGTTGGGCGGGTCCATCTGGTAGCCACGGCGGTCGCCGAACTGCGGGGCTGAACCGGCGGCCTCGCGGAAGGGGCCGTAGAAGACGGAGGCGTACTTGGCCGAGTACGCCATCACCGCCACCTGTTGTTGCCCGGCGGCGTCCAGCGCCCTGCGGATGGCACCCACCTGGCCGTCCATCATTGCGCTGGGGGCGACGACATCCGCCCCCGCCGCCGCCAGCGCCGTGGCCGTCTGTGCCAGCAGCTCCAGTGTGGCGTCGTTGTCCACCTGGCCGTCGCGGATAACGCCGCAGTGGCCGTGGGTGGTGTACTCGCACAGGCAGACGTCCGCGGCGACAACCAGCTCCGGGTCCGCGTCGCGCAGCGCCCGGATGGCCTGGGGGACGATGCCGTCGGGGTCGTAGGCTCCGCTCCCCAGGGCGTCCTTGCGTTCGGGGATCCCGAAGAGCAGCACCGCGCGGATGCCGAGCCGGCGCAGCTCGGCGGCCTCCCCGGCCAGCAGGTCCACCGAGAGGCGGAACTGCCCGGGCATGGGGCCGATGGGCTCGCGCACACCGCGCCCGGCTCGCACGAAGAGCGGGTAGATGAACCGCTCCGGGGTAAGGCGGGTCTCACGGGTCAGGGTCCGCAAGGTGGCGGTCCGCCGCAGCCGGCGCGGCCGCCGGACGAGCTCATGTGGGGCGGTGAGCTGCTGCACGTGCCTCCCTCCTCTGCAGTGCGGCGATCAAGCCTTCGGTGGTGTGCTCTTCGGCCACCAGGTGCGGGTGGAGCCCCAGCTCCCGCACGGCCCGCGCGGTCACAGGGCCGATGCAGGCCACGAGGACCCCGGCCAGTGCGGCGGCGGGGTCGTCCACCAGGCGGGCGAAGCCGCGCACGGTGGAGCCGCTGGTGAACAGGACGACGTCGATCCCCTCGGCCAGGAGGCCGCGCAGCGGCCGGCGCGATTCCTCTGGGCCCTCGACGGTGCGGTAGGCCACCACCTGATCCACATGCGCGCCCCGTTCCCGGAGCAGGCGGGGCAGCTCCGCTGAAGCGGCGTCCGCGCGCGGTAGCAGGATGCGTCGCCCGGCCACCTCGCCCAGGCCGCGGGCCACCGCCGCGGTGAGGTAGCGGTCCGGTACGAAGGCGGCGGTGACCCCTTGGGCCTGCAGCGCCGCTGCGGTCGCCGGCCCCACCGCCGCCCATCGGGGAGCGGCAGGGACCGGCAGGCCCAGGCTGTGTAGACGCTGGAAGACCGCACGTACCCCGCCGGCGCTGGTGACCACGACCCAGTCGTAGGTGTCCAACCGGCGCAGGGCCACATCCAGCGGGCCACCCGCCTCGACCTCCACAAGGGCCACCGTGGGAACCCAGCGCGGGTCCCACCCCAGAGCCTGCAGGCGTGCACAGAGCTCGCGGCCCTCGGGCCGGGTTACCAGCACCCGCCGCCCGCCTGTACCGCTCCCGTTGCCACGCCCGCTCACGTCCGCCCTCCCCCCGCCAGCACCGCGGCGCCGCGGGCAAGCAGGCGCGCCCCCAGCGCCGAGCCCAATTCCTCGGCCATCTCCACCGCGCCCTCCGCCCGGTCCCGCACCATGCTCCGGCCGTCGGGGGAGACCACAGCACCCTCCAGCACCAGGCGCCCTCCGTCGACGCGGGCCAGCGCGGCGATGGGCGCCCGGCACCCGCCTCCCACCGCCCGCAGGAAGGCCCGCTCCGCCACCAGCTCCTGCCGCGTGGGCAGGTGGTCCAGCGACGCTACCAGCGCGGAGGAGGAGCCATCCACCCGTACCTGCACCGCCACCGCACCCTGGCCGACAGCCGGCAGCATCACCTGGGGGGAGAGCGGCGCCGTGATCCGACGGGCGAGCCCCAGGCGCTGCAGCCCTGCGGCAGCCACCACGATGGCATCCAGGGAGCCTGCGTCCAGGCGGCGCAGCCGGGTGTCCACGTTGCCGCGCAGCCCGATGATCCGCAGGTCGGGACGCAGCGCCAGGAGGAAGGCGGCCCGTCTGGGGCTGTCGGTCCCCACCCGGGCTCCGGGAGGCAGGTCCGCCACCTCCCGGCCGCTGCGACTGATCAGCGCGTCGCGCGGGTCACTGCGAGGCAGGTAGGCCGCGACGGAGACCCCGTCTGTCTCGGCGGTAGGGAGGTCCTTGGCGCTGTGCACCGCCAGGTCGATGCGTCCACCAAGCAGCGCCTGCTCCAGCTCCTTGACGAAGATCCCGCTGCCCCTCCGTAAGGCGCCCGCACTCCGGTCGCGGTCCCCGGTCGTGCGCACAGTGACGACCTCGACCGAGATGCCCCTGGCGCGCAGCGCCTGGGCCACCAGCTCCGCCTGCGCCAGGGCCAGAGCGCTCCCCCGGGTGCCCAGGCGCAGCCGGTCAGCCATCCCGCCACTCCGGCTCGCCGCCGTCGGAGTCGTTGAGGGCGAACAGGTCCCGGGCCACGTCCAGGTAGATGGGCCCGTGTGTCGCCGCGCGGTCCCGCATCCGCACCAGCGGGTAGTGCAGGAACTTGTTCAGGAGGCGACGGCCAAAGGCCCGCAGGACCGGGTCGGGTGAGGAGGCCGCAGCCAGCTCCTCCTCCAGCAGGGCCTCGGCCCGACGGCGCAGCGCCCGGATCGTGGGCACGGCCTGGCGGCCAGCCAGCCAGGACAGGAACTGCGCCGTCTCCTCCTCCACAATGGCCTCCGCCCTTGCCAGCACCTCCGGGGAGACAGCCTGGGAGGCGCGGCTGCGCAGGTCGTCGAGGTCGAAAAGGCGGACACCGGGCAGGTGTCGCACCTCGGGAGCGACATCGCGCGGCACCGCCAGGTCGATCAGGACCAGGGGCCTTCCTCCCCGCGCAGAGGCCACCCTACCAACCAGCTCCCGGTCCAGAAGCGGAGCCTGAGATCCGGTGCAGGAGATAACCAGGTCGGCCTCCCGCAGGAGCCGCTCCAGGTCCCCTAACGGAGCCGCCTCCCCGCCGACGGCGCGCGCCAGCTCCACCGCAGCCGCCGGGGTGCGGTTGGTCACAACAATGGGCCCCGCGCCGGCATCCCGCAGCGCCTGCGCCGTCAGCTCTCCCACCTTTCCCGCCCCGACTACCAGGACCGCTCGATTGTCGGAAGCGGCAAGCACCTCGGCGGCCAGTACGGCCGCCGCCTTGGGGATGGAGGGGCGGTCGCGCCCCAGGGGGGTCTCGGTGCGCACACGACGCCCGGCGGCCAGCGCATGCTGCCCCAGGCGGTCCAGTACCGCTCCCAGCCTGCCCAGGCGCCGGGCCACCGCCAGCGCCTCCCGCACCTGCCCCAGGATCTGCGGCTCGCCCAGCACCATGGAATCCAGCCCTGCGGCCACAGCCAGCAGGTGGCGCACGGCGCCGCGGCCGCGCAGCACCACCAGCGGGGTCTCCTGGGGGGCGCCCGCCGCCTCCAGCAGGGCGCGGCGCAGTTCCTCTACCGACGCCGTGCCGTAGAGCTCGGTGCGGTTGCAGGTCACCAGCAGGAGGGCTTCGCCCCCCAGACCGGCCAGCAGGCGCTCGGCTGCATCCGCTCCCAGGGCGAACCGCTCCCGCAGGGCCAGGGGAGCGGTCTTGTGGCTGAGCCCGACGCTGGTGATCACGGTGTCCCCCGCCCAGGCGGGGCCTCGTAGGCCTGCACGATGGCCAGCAGCATCTCGTCCAGCAGCCGACCCAGGTCTCGTGCTGTCCTGACCTGCGCCTGGCCCGCCGGCAGCGCCTGCACCGTGCGGGCCAGCACCAGGTCGCGGAAGAAGCAGTAGCCTTCTACAGCCTGGGAGAGCGTAAGGCCGGCGGCACGCAGTTCGCGTCCGTACCCCTGCCCCAGCAACCGCAGACGGCGTCTCGCCTCCCGCCGCTCCACGGTGCCGCCCACCGAGTTTGCCAGCAGCTCCACCACCTGCCGCCCGTGTTCTCGCGCCTTGGCCCGGAAGGCGTTGTTCAGCGCGGCGAACCAGGGGGCCGCGCGCATACGGCGCGCCGGCAGGCCGGAGACCAGGTGGAGGGTGTGACGGCGCAGCGTAGCCGCCACATCGCCGCGGGCCGGGCGCGCCGGAGCCATGAGGGCGCGCAGGTCCTCCTCGAGGAAGCGGCGGTGTCCACCCGGGGTACGGAAGGTCTGCACCTTGCCCTGGTCCGCCCAGTGGCGCAACGTGGCTTCGTCCACGCCAAGCAAGGCGGCGGCCTGACTCAGAGACAACCAGCGTCGTACCCGGGCCACGGGGCAGTCCACGGGCTAAATTCTACAGTTTTCTGCAAGACCCTTTACAAATCTGCACAAAAGGGGGCAGCCTGTCCATCGGGGGAGTGCCCGATCTTATGCTCGGCCGGCGAGCGGAGGTCCTCCACTCCCGCCAGAGGAGGCCCATGAGCGGGTACGCACCTGCTAGATGTGCACTGCTTGACCGTTTGGTCAAATCCTGCTATTGTCACCAACATAGTAGCCGGGGAGCAGCGGGCGGCGCTGTGTTCTTTCTGCACGGGGGAAGCGGGTGGCTCCAGTCACCGAGGAGGCCCTCCGGGCACGTCTCGACCGGGGCGAACTGGTGGAGGGTCCCGAGTACGCAACCTCAGCGTACGTCGAGTCACTCCAGCGCACCCTGATCGTCTCGGCGGACACCGAGCTGATCAGCGCGCCGGCCTACCTGCGTGCCGCGCAGGACGCCCCCAGCATCAACTCCTACATTTCGGCCATCGGCATCATCCAGGACGAACTGGGCCACGCCCACATCGCCTACCGCATGCTGCGCGACCTGGGCGTCGATACCGACGCGCTCATATATGAGCGCGACCCGGCGCAGTTCAAGCATCCTTTCGCGTTCGACGTGCCGCTGGAGTCGTGGACGGAACTGGTGGTGGCCAACGCCTTCTATGACCGCGCCGGTTTCGTCCTGCTGGGCGATATTTACCGGCACACCACGTACGGGCCGTGGAAACGGGCGCTGGCCAAGGTGGACCGCGAGGAGAACTTCCACCTGCGTCACGGGGAGAAGTGGATGCATACGCTGGCGGCCGCCCCCGCCACCCGGGCCGAGCTGCAGCGGGCGGTGGACTGGATGTTCCTCCTGACCGTGGAGTGGTTCGGGCTGCCCGACGACCTCAAGCGCCACAAGGAGCAGATCGGCTATGGCCTCAAGGGCTGCACCAACGACGAGCTGCGCCAGCAGTGGCTCTCCACCGCCGTCCCCCTCTGCCAGGCGCTGGGCCTGGAGGTGCCGGCGCGCTACGACCCATCCGCCCGCCGCTGGGTCATCACCTGCCCGTTCCCGGCGCGATTCGACGCAGCGCAGAAACGCTGGCGCCTGGAAGAAGGCGCCACCACCTGGGATGAGGTCGTGGGGCGCTGGAGGCAGCGGGGACCTGCCAACGCCGAGCTGGTGGCTGAAATCCAGCGAGGCTATCGCCAGCTGCAGCAGCTCCAGGCCTGAGAGGGTGGGACCAGATGGCAGGACCGCCGGTCGACCCTCCGCCCGCAGCGCTGGCGCCGGGTGAGCGGTGCACGGCGGAGGAGGCTCTGGCCGCCCTGCGCGAGGTGCTCGACCCCGAGTACCCTGTGAGCATTGTGGACCTGGGCCTGATCCGCGGTGTGGCCGTCCAGGGTGACACCGTCCGGGTCCGGATTACCTTCACGTCCATGGGCTGTCCGTGTGTGGACCTGATCCAGGACGACATCACCGCGCGGTTGCGGCGTCTGCCGGGCGTGCGCCAGGTGGATCTGGAGGTGGTCTGGGAGCCGTGGAGCCGCGCCGACATCACCGCGGAGGGGTCGCGCCGCCTCCGCCGGCTCGGGGTGGTCTAGCGTCTGGTCTGACCTCCGGCGTCCCCGGCCATGTCCTGAGGGTGCGGATGAACGAAGAGTACTACGAGGTGTTCGCCGCCCGCGCGGAGGCCGGTGAGCCGCTGCGCAACGTGGGCGCGGTGCGGGCCACGGGCTCACGCGAGGCGGGTATCTTTGCGCACAAGCTGTACGACGAGTGGA carries:
- the hemB gene encoding porphobilinogen synthase: MQQLTAPHELVRRPRRLRRTATLRTLTRETRLTPERFIYPLFVRAGRGVREPIGPMPGQFRLSVDLLAGEAAELRRLGIRAVLLFGIPERKDALGSGAYDPDGIVPQAIRALRDADPELVVAADVCLCEYTTHGHCGVIRDGQVDNDATLELLAQTATALAAAGADVVAPSAMMDGQVGAIRRALDAAGQQQVAVMAYSAKYASVFYGPFREAAGSAPQFGDRRGYQMDPPNVREALREITLDVEEGADLVMVKPALAYLDVIRAAREIVPVPLAAYNVSGEYAMVKAAAERGWLDGPAAALEILTAIARAGADVIITYFAKEAARLIA
- a CDS encoding uroporphyrinogen-III synthase; this translates as MSGRGNGSGTGGRRVLVTRPEGRELCARLQALGWDPRWVPTVALVEVEAGGPLDVALRRLDTYDWVVVTSAGGVRAVFQRLHSLGLPVPAAPRWAAVGPATAAALQAQGVTAAFVPDRYLTAAVARGLGEVAGRRILLPRADAASAELPRLLRERGAHVDQVVAYRTVEGPEESRRPLRGLLAEGIDVVLFTSGSTVRGFARLVDDPAAALAGVLVACIGPVTARAVRELGLHPHLVAEEHTTEGLIAALQRREARAAAHRPT
- the hemC gene encoding hydroxymethylbilane synthase, yielding MADRLRLGTRGSALALAQAELVAQALRARGISVEVVTVRTTGDRDRSAGALRRGSGIFVKELEQALLGGRIDLAVHSAKDLPTAETDGVSVAAYLPRSDPRDALISRSGREVADLPPGARVGTDSPRRAAFLLALRPDLRIIGLRGNVDTRLRRLDAGSLDAIVVAAAGLQRLGLARRITAPLSPQVMLPAVGQGAVAVQVRVDGSSSALVASLDHLPTRQELVAERAFLRAVGGGCRAPIAALARVDGGRLVLEGAVVSPDGRSMVRDRAEGAVEMAEELGSALGARLLARGAAVLAGGGRT
- the hemA gene encoding glutamyl-tRNA reductase; its protein translation is MITSVGLSHKTAPLALRERFALGADAAERLLAGLGGEALLLVTCNRTELYGTASVEELRRALLEAAGAPQETPLVVLRGRGAVRHLLAVAAGLDSMVLGEPQILGQVREALAVARRLGRLGAVLDRLGQHALAAGRRVRTETPLGRDRPSIPKAAAVLAAEVLAASDNRAVLVVGAGKVGELTAQALRDAGAGPIVVTNRTPAAAVELARAVGGEAAPLGDLERLLREADLVISCTGSQAPLLDRELVGRVASARGGRPLVLIDLAVPRDVAPEVRHLPGVRLFDLDDLRSRASQAVSPEVLARAEAIVEEETAQFLSWLAGRQAVPTIRALRRRAEALLEEELAAASSPDPVLRAFGRRLLNKFLHYPLVRMRDRAATHGPIYLDVARDLFALNDSDGGEPEWRDG
- a CDS encoding helix-turn-helix domain-containing protein, coding for MARVRRWLSLSQAAALLGVDEATLRHWADQGKVQTFRTPGGHRRFLEEDLRALMAPARPARGDVAATLRRHTLHLVSGLPARRMRAAPWFAALNNAFRAKAREHGRQVVELLANSVGGTVERREARRRLRLLGQGYGRELRAAGLTLSQAVEGYCFFRDLVLARTVQALPAGQAQVRTARDLGRLLDEMLLAIVQAYEAPPGRGTP
- a CDS encoding Phenylacetic acid catabolic protein; its protein translation is MAPVTEEALRARLDRGELVEGPEYATSAYVESLQRTLIVSADTELISAPAYLRAAQDAPSINSYISAIGIIQDELGHAHIAYRMLRDLGVDTDALIYERDPAQFKHPFAFDVPLESWTELVVANAFYDRAGFVLLGDIYRHTTYGPWKRALAKVDREENFHLRHGEKWMHTLAAAPATRAELQRAVDWMFLLTVEWFGLPDDLKRHKEQIGYGLKGCTNDELRQQWLSTAVPLCQALGLEVPARYDPSARRWVITCPFPARFDAAQKRWRLEEGATTWDEVVGRWRQRGPANAELVAEIQRGYRQLQQLQA
- a CDS encoding metal-sulfur cluster assembly factor; this encodes MAGPPVDPPPAALAPGERCTAEEALAALREVLDPEYPVSIVDLGLIRGVAVQGDTVRVRITFTSMGCPCVDLIQDDITARLRRLPGVRQVDLEVVWEPWSRADITAEGSRRLRRLGVV